The following are encoded together in the Capsulimonas corticalis genome:
- a CDS encoding non-ribosomal peptide synthetase produces MLDQRVTGFELSLLQERLYTLSKGQSVFQCRTAVLIEGTLDVARLRSAIETAISSYEILRTNFRLLPGRRRLLQVVQANPAGALEIIDMRAWRSDNEAQRVHRYLEDLGAASMDLDGGALARVQLLTLGENRSLLVLAASSLCADSSTLTIVLNEILRRYEGDGAAPAESLQYADFASWQRDLMESDEDEAKQGREFWSRQEMSAQALRTLPYERLQPDAEFAPRAISAPLGDDLARELAARWEADAEPAKDFLLASWVALVFRLTHQEEGVVGRVVDGRAYEELRSSPGLFSKALPISWRIDGNTPFEAFVDQIAAATAEAEPWQDFAPLGDTPDASRFSDLSFTWEPRFSRRSVAGAEVSLVEQFAVTDHFGLNLVCGLADGKVTAEIRYDAGRFASADIVRLAEQFALLTRGAAASASAPIGDLPILSEQELHRVTKEWNATEAPYPQDAFIHTLFERQAERVPEAPALVSGGVALTFAQLNARANQIAHTLRAQGVAPNVPVALCVERSADMIVGLLAIMKSGGFYAPLAADLPPARLHDLLGQTRAALVLTQSPLKDRFQGWDGPILSLDTDAGQWASAPEGNLAPVNTADDLAYVIFTSGSTGAPKGVGNRHRALVNYTAFIAGKLGLTDTGDYVQQHFGVVSTLNADLGNTSVLTSLAYGGCLHVIDYETTVDGERFAQYVQEHPIDVLKITPSHLRALLASSESAILPRNTLFLGGEALTWDLLDQVRRRGSCKVFNHYGPTETTIGSLTYDASGSHGPDDSATAPIGRPIANTRIYILDERRNPVPVGAPGELFIGGAGLAQGYLHQPEQTAERFVLDPFVGDGETRMYRTGDRARYLSDGNVEFLGRIDDQVKIRGFRVEPGEVESVLRRHPQVRSAAVVVTEDQQGASRLVGYYVSDSSIAAEQVREHLTDYLPDYMIPASLIPIAELPLTPNGKLDRKALLDQETVAQAAAFVGPRNATEEKLTEIWVQILKHEPIGVHDDFFELGGHSLLMTQILARIRSAFQVQLALHMLFDKPTIAGLAGVIDGAQSAESEDDEMQRLLAELEGLTDDEVNRLLSEESK; encoded by the coding sequence ATGCTGGATCAACGAGTGACGGGATTTGAGTTGTCGCTCCTGCAGGAGCGGCTGTATACGCTTTCCAAAGGACAATCTGTTTTTCAATGCCGGACCGCCGTGCTGATCGAAGGGACGCTGGATGTCGCTCGGCTGCGAAGCGCGATTGAGACCGCTATTTCGAGCTACGAGATACTTCGCACGAATTTCCGTCTTCTCCCTGGGCGTCGCCGTCTGCTGCAAGTGGTGCAGGCGAATCCGGCGGGCGCGCTGGAGATCATCGATATGCGTGCGTGGCGATCAGACAATGAAGCGCAACGAGTCCATCGCTATCTGGAGGACCTCGGCGCGGCTTCCATGGATTTGGACGGGGGCGCTCTGGCGCGCGTCCAACTGCTGACGCTTGGGGAGAACCGGAGCCTTCTGGTTCTGGCCGCAAGTTCGCTTTGCGCCGACTCATCAACGCTCACCATTGTGCTCAACGAGATTTTGCGCCGGTATGAGGGCGACGGAGCGGCTCCCGCCGAATCGCTGCAATACGCCGACTTCGCATCCTGGCAGCGCGATCTGATGGAATCCGATGAGGATGAGGCCAAGCAGGGGCGCGAATTCTGGAGCCGTCAGGAAATGTCCGCCCAGGCGCTGCGGACGCTGCCTTATGAGCGTCTCCAGCCGGACGCCGAGTTTGCCCCGCGGGCGATCTCCGCGCCTCTGGGCGACGACCTTGCGCGGGAACTGGCCGCGCGCTGGGAGGCGGACGCGGAGCCGGCCAAGGATTTCCTGCTGGCCTCCTGGGTCGCCCTTGTCTTCCGCCTGACACATCAGGAAGAAGGCGTGGTGGGACGCGTGGTGGACGGCCGCGCTTACGAAGAACTCCGATCGTCTCCGGGTCTGTTCTCGAAGGCGCTCCCGATCTCCTGGCGGATCGATGGGAACACGCCGTTCGAGGCGTTTGTCGATCAGATCGCCGCCGCGACGGCGGAGGCGGAGCCCTGGCAGGACTTCGCGCCGCTCGGCGATACGCCCGACGCTTCTCGCTTCTCGGACTTAAGCTTTACCTGGGAGCCGCGTTTCTCCCGGCGCTCCGTCGCGGGCGCCGAAGTCTCGCTCGTCGAGCAGTTCGCGGTTACGGATCATTTTGGCCTGAACCTCGTGTGCGGTTTGGCTGACGGTAAGGTGACGGCCGAGATCCGCTACGACGCCGGCCGGTTTGCGAGCGCGGACATCGTGCGGCTCGCCGAGCAGTTCGCTCTGCTGACGCGCGGCGCGGCGGCGTCCGCGAGCGCGCCCATTGGGGACCTCCCGATCCTGTCGGAACAGGAACTCCATCGGGTGACCAAGGAGTGGAACGCGACTGAAGCCCCGTATCCTCAGGACGCCTTCATCCATACGCTGTTTGAGCGGCAGGCGGAGCGCGTCCCGGAGGCGCCGGCGCTTGTCAGCGGCGGCGTCGCTCTGACCTTCGCGCAGCTGAACGCCCGCGCCAATCAGATCGCGCACACCCTGCGGGCGCAAGGCGTCGCGCCGAACGTTCCGGTCGCGCTGTGCGTGGAGCGTTCTGCGGACATGATCGTCGGATTGCTCGCGATCATGAAATCCGGCGGCTTCTACGCGCCGCTGGCCGCCGATCTTCCTCCCGCCCGCCTTCACGATCTGCTCGGCCAAACGCGCGCCGCGCTGGTCCTGACGCAAAGTCCGCTCAAGGATCGGTTCCAGGGCTGGGACGGACCGATTCTTTCCCTCGATACGGACGCCGGCCAGTGGGCGTCGGCTCCGGAAGGCAATCTCGCGCCGGTCAATACGGCGGACGATCTGGCGTACGTCATCTTTACCTCCGGATCGACCGGCGCGCCGAAAGGCGTGGGCAACCGCCACCGCGCGCTTGTCAACTACACGGCGTTCATCGCCGGCAAGCTGGGGCTGACGGACACCGGCGATTACGTCCAGCAGCACTTCGGCGTCGTCTCCACGCTGAACGCGGACCTTGGCAACACTTCCGTGCTGACATCGCTTGCGTATGGCGGCTGTCTCCATGTCATCGACTATGAGACGACCGTGGACGGGGAGCGCTTCGCGCAGTACGTTCAGGAGCATCCGATCGACGTGCTGAAGATCACGCCCTCGCACTTGCGCGCGCTGCTGGCGTCCTCCGAAAGCGCGATCCTGCCGCGCAACACTCTGTTTCTGGGCGGGGAAGCGCTCACCTGGGATCTGCTGGACCAAGTCCGGCGGCGCGGCTCCTGCAAGGTCTTCAACCACTACGGCCCGACGGAGACTACGATCGGTTCGCTGACGTATGACGCTTCCGGCTCGCATGGTCCGGACGACAGCGCGACGGCGCCGATCGGCCGCCCCATCGCCAATACCCGGATCTATATTCTGGACGAGCGGCGCAATCCCGTTCCTGTCGGCGCGCCGGGCGAGCTCTTTATCGGCGGCGCCGGACTGGCGCAGGGTTATCTGCATCAGCCGGAACAGACCGCCGAACGGTTCGTGCTGGACCCGTTTGTCGGCGACGGCGAGACACGCATGTACCGCACGGGAGACCGGGCGCGCTATCTTTCGGATGGCAATGTGGAGTTCCTGGGACGCATCGACGATCAGGTCAAAATCCGCGGCTTCCGCGTGGAGCCGGGGGAAGTCGAAAGTGTCCTGCGACGGCATCCCCAGGTCCGAAGCGCCGCCGTGGTGGTGACGGAGGATCAGCAGGGGGCAAGCCGCCTCGTGGGCTACTATGTCTCGGATTCCTCCATCGCCGCCGAACAAGTCCGCGAGCACCTGACGGACTACCTGCCCGATTACATGATCCCGGCGAGTTTGATCCCGATCGCCGAGCTGCCGCTGACTCCGAACGGGAAGCTCGACCGCAAAGCGCTGCTCGATCAGGAGACCGTCGCGCAGGCGGCGGCGTTTGTCGGGCCGCGCAATGCGACGGAGGAGAAGCTCACGGAGATCTGGGTCCAGATCCTGAAGCACGAGCCGATCGGCGTCCACGACGACTTCTTCGAGCTGGGCGGACACTCGCTGCTGATGACGCAGATCCTGGCGCGGATCCGCAGCGCTTTCCAGGTCCAACTGGCCCTGCACATGCTGTTCGACAAACCGACCATCGCGGGATTGGCCGGCGTCATCGACGGCGCGCAGTCGGCGGAGTCCGAGGACGACGAGATGCAGCGGCTTCTCGCGGAGCTGGAAGGCTTGACCGACGACGAGGTCAATCGCCTGCTGAGCGAAGAATCCAAATAA
- a CDS encoding condensation domain-containing protein, with translation MSSLGDQISRLSPERRALLEQKLGRQSAPQPIRRRRPDDPRVVSCAQQQLWFLDQLAPGSPAYTVPYALPVRGILDPTVLQKALDAIVGRHEILRTMYLSYQGRVLPAVAKNWSVELREVDLRSSPIADDERKIQELLEEDGARPFDLARDLKLRAAIYRLTDDQSIFLHVSHHIAWDLHSRTIFYRELEQLYDGFRSGREVTLPEMTAQYADYALWQRQQLQGETLERLETYWREQLAGAPAALDLPTDFPRPAFQHLRGTRLPLQLGADILEAARALARDSKVTLYMTFLASFYVFLYCYSGQDDFSVGSPFDERKLAQMEPMIGMFINTLVLRVRLDRGMTFRDLLGRVRDVVLGAIAHQDLPFDKIVDAVQPARDLSRMALFQSNFRLQGAAAPPLRLSGVEIGPSSVVDNATAKFDIALELPSTPNGWGYLEYSTTLFQPSTAQRMADGFQLLIRGLLEQPELSIDRLDSVRMIVSGAGSC, from the coding sequence ATGAGCAGCCTCGGCGACCAAATCAGCCGGCTTTCTCCAGAGCGGCGCGCCCTTCTGGAGCAGAAGCTCGGGCGGCAGAGCGCGCCGCAGCCGATCCGGCGCCGGCGGCCGGACGATCCGCGAGTCGTCTCCTGCGCGCAGCAGCAGCTCTGGTTCCTGGATCAGCTCGCGCCGGGGTCCCCGGCCTATACCGTCCCGTACGCGCTGCCCGTGCGGGGAATCCTGGATCCGACCGTCCTGCAAAAGGCGCTCGACGCCATTGTCGGGCGGCACGAGATCCTGCGGACGATGTATCTGTCTTATCAGGGACGAGTGCTGCCCGCGGTCGCCAAAAACTGGTCGGTGGAGCTTCGTGAGGTGGATCTGCGCAGTTCGCCAATCGCCGACGACGAACGAAAGATTCAGGAGCTTCTGGAGGAAGACGGAGCGCGCCCGTTCGATCTGGCGCGCGATCTCAAGCTCCGGGCGGCGATTTATCGCCTGACGGACGACCAATCGATCTTCCTTCATGTGTCGCACCATATCGCCTGGGACCTGCACTCCCGCACGATCTTTTACCGAGAACTGGAGCAGTTATACGACGGCTTCCGGAGCGGGCGGGAAGTGACGCTGCCCGAGATGACGGCGCAGTACGCCGACTATGCGCTGTGGCAGCGCCAGCAGCTTCAGGGAGAGACGCTGGAGCGCCTGGAGACCTACTGGCGCGAACAGCTCGCCGGGGCGCCGGCGGCTCTGGATCTGCCGACGGACTTTCCACGGCCCGCCTTTCAGCATCTGCGCGGGACCCGGCTTCCGCTGCAATTGGGAGCGGATATTCTGGAGGCCGCGCGCGCGCTGGCCCGCGACAGCAAGGTCACGCTTTATATGACCTTTCTTGCGTCCTTCTATGTCTTTCTATACTGCTATTCCGGGCAGGACGATTTCAGCGTCGGCTCTCCGTTCGACGAGCGCAAGCTGGCTCAGATGGAGCCAATGATCGGGATGTTTATCAATACGCTTGTGCTGCGTGTCCGACTGGATCGCGGGATGACATTCCGAGACCTGCTTGGCCGCGTTCGCGATGTGGTCTTGGGGGCAATCGCGCACCAGGATCTGCCGTTTGACAAAATCGTCGACGCCGTGCAGCCGGCGCGCGATCTGAGCCGGATGGCGCTGTTCCAGTCGAACTTTCGGCTTCAGGGCGCCGCCGCGCCGCCGCTTCGCCTGTCCGGCGTGGAGATCGGCCCGAGCAGCGTGGTCGACAACGCGACGGCCAAATTCGACATTGCCCTGGAGCTGCCTTCCACGCCAAACGGGTGGGGGTATCTTGAGTACAGCACGACCCTCTTCCAGCCGTCAACCGCGCAGCGGATGGCGGACGGTTTCCAATTGCTGATTCGCGGTTTGTTAGAACAGCCTGAACTTTCCATCGACCGGCTGGACTCGGTCCGGATGATCGTATCCGGCGCCGGATCCTGCTGA